The Christiangramia salexigens genome includes the window CAGTGTGGAATCAAGCTGAGAAATGGAATTATAGATACTGGTATTTACATCATTATCAAATTTTCGGTTCGGAGAAAAATTAGCATTTACGGTAAAATTCAAAGCACTTTTCGAACTTAATTGATAATCCAAAATCGCATTAGCATTATGGGCTTGCGAAGTAGTCTCTCTTGTAAAGTCGGTTTCCCATCTGGAAAACAGCTCATCATTTCTTATGAAATTAATATAACTATCGTCGTTTTTATAATCTTTCTTAGGACTAAAACTGTAATTCGCAAATACATTCAATTTATCCCCCTGAAAGTAATGGCTTGTCCCTAAATTAAATTTCGGGTAAATGGCCTGGGTGTATGAACCTTCCATACTCCCTTTATATCCTGCAGATATAGATCTTGAAGTCTGGATATTCAATACCGCTCCACCTTCCGCATCATATTTAGCAGGCGGGTTGGTGATGATCTCTATGGATTTTATATTTTCGGCTGAATAGCTTTCCAGTAAGGTCTTAAGTTCTGAAGATGACAAATGCACCTTTCTATCATTGATATAGATCTGTACTGAAGAATTCCTTACCTGTAATTGCCCCTGATTATTGATCACACCCGGGGCTTTCTTTAAAATGTCCCAGGTATTTCCTGTAGAAAGTGTGGAATTCTCTACATCAAAAACGATACGGTCTACCTGTCTGGTAATTTTAGGTTTCCTTGCATTTACCGTGATCTCATCCAAAGCATCGGAAGCTTCTTTAAGAATGAGAGGCTTTAATTCAGTATTACCTTTAATTTTAATTTTTTTCAATTCATCCTTATAACCCACAAAGGAGATCCTTAGCAGATAGCTGGTATCACTAATATTTTTGATCTCAAAGCTACCATCAGGTTCTGTGACCGTTCCCTTATAAACACTTGTGGAATCCTTGGAATTGAGAAGTATTACATTGGCAAAAGCCACTGGTTCATTCTGTTCATCTTTTACGCTTCCCTTTAATTCGTTCTGAGAATAAGTAATACTACAGAGTAGCATTAAGACTATGGGGGCGAGCAGTCGTAACCTCATGAAATGATTTATGATAATTTAAAAAAGCTGAACAAATATAGAATTAATGGGTTTTTAAGCAAGTTTTTTATGCTCTTATCTTTTTGATATTAAAAAAGTTAAGTAAAATTCAATTAATTAAACGTTTTACTAAGCATCCTACGATTTATAAAGAATCGGTTTGCTGTGCAAAATAGAGATCCTGATCCTTTAAATAAGCAAGCCCGCTACTCTTCTCTCCCAGATATCTCTTGGTTCTTAAATACCTTGATTTGTTGAATTCGTCAAAGTTTTCTGCTGCTTTGTCCATACTGCTTATATGCACATCTCCAGAAGAGTGAATGAACTCATTATTCCCTATCCACATTCCAACATGGACTACCTTTTCTGAAGTCGTATCTGTTGCTGGTCTGCCAAAGAATAAAAGATCACCTACTTTAAGTTTGTCAAAATCACCTTTTGAATCTACAAGTTTACCTTCTCTAACCTGTTGTGAGGCATCTCGGGGCACTACCATCCCGTTCATAAAGAAGATGGTTTTCGTAAAACCACTACAGTCAACTCCTTTTGCTGAAGTACCACCCCATAAATAAGGCAATCCCATCAGCTTTTCTGAAGTCTCCACAAGTTTTTCTGAGGAACTCTCAATTCCTTTAAGCCATTTAGAATAGATTTCTGCTTCCTCTTTAAGCAAATAGGCTGCTCGCCCATCGGGATATCTCACTTTAAAGTAATCCTCTTTTTCAGCCTCGAGTTCCAGAACTGCTCCCGCAACCAAGTCGGTTACAGGCTTGGAGTTATTTTCAGGAGTTTTATAAGATTGCCCAAAGGTCTTTTTATAGATCACTTTCTCTGAGGTCTTCCAGGCTTTGAATTCTTCTTCATCCATTGTGGTAATTCCTCCATGGTCTACCCAGGAAAGGTAACCATCTGGCGTTTGTATATAATACCATTCCTCAGTTCTTTTCCAGATCTGCACCGGTGTTCCAAGTGTTGCCTGAGTAACCAGTTCTGCTGAATGTTTGCCTTCACCCCTAAGGTTTGCAACCGAAACATCTATGACTCCGTGAATCTTTCCCTCCAGAACTTTTGAAGGCAGGATCTGAATATTATCGGTATAACTTATAGCTGCCGAATCGAGTTTAGCCTTTAGTGTCCGGGCGGCCTCTGGCATATTTGTCTCCCCTTTTAGAATATAATTTTCCTTTTTTTTTTCTAATTCTATGTCCAGTAAGGCAACACGCTTATCTGGAGAAAACTTTTGTTGAACCGAAGTGATCATTTCCTGAATATCTTCTTCCTTTTCATTTTCGGTTTCCCCGGCACAAGAAACCAGGATCACAGCGATCAAGATCAGATAATATTTGAAGTCAAAACTTATTTTCATTTCTTATTTGTATTAATTCAACAGTATAGCTCCGGTTCCATTACGCTCCGGAAAATATATTTTATCAGCGAAAACTTTAATTCCGTCTGCAATATCAGATTTTAATAATAAAGCCCCATCCATATCCACATAATCCAGCATGGGAGTTAGATGGGCAATGGCAGATATGCCAACACTGGACTCCGTCATACAACCAACCATGGTCTTAAGGCCCAAATCACGGGCTTTTTTTATCATTCTTAAGGCCGGAGTGAGTCCGCCGCATTTACTTAATTTTATATTCACTCCATGAAAATATTCAGCACAATTTTCGATATCCTGTTCTAAAATACAGCTTTCATCGGCAATTAAAGGAAGTGCAGACTCCTTATAAAGAATTTTCATTGCCTCAGTATCCTTGGGGTTTAAGGGCTGTTCAATGAATTCTACATTAAGATCTTTTAATTCTTCAATATTATACAGAGCATCGTCCAGGCCCCATGAAGCATTGGCATCTACCCGGAAAACAGAATCTGTATGTTTTCTTAATTCCTGAATGATTCTAACATCCTCTTTTGTTCCCAGTTTGATCTTATAGAGAGGCCATGGAAAAGCTTTCATCTTCTGAACCATACGTTCCACCGAATCTATTCCAATCGTATAATTGCTTTTGGGAAGGTTCTTCAGCTCCAGCCCCCATTGCTTATATAAAGGAAGGCCATTCCTTTTTGCGTGAAGATCGTGCATCGCAATATCTAATGCGGCCTGAGCAAACAAATTATCCTTAAGATAAGGAAAGGTGGTCTCCCATAATTCTTCAGGATATTTTTGAATATTTTCCCGAATAATCTCCTCAATCTGCTGAAGGGAGTATTGCATTTTATCCACACTCACTCCATAATAAGACGTGGCAGCAGCTTCACCATAACCCGTAAATTCCCCATCACTTAAACATACGATAAGCGTTGGCTGAAAATTCCGGGAACCATAACTCACGGTAAAAGTTTCCCTGAGTTCTAAATTAAAGCTCCTGTAGTCTATTTTCATCATTAACAGATTTCTTTTTACCTCACATTTATAGCTTTAAAACTACTTTGATTCCCGGTTCTGTCCACGGCGGTGATCCCAACCTTATTAATCTTTTTACCCTGTGAATTTGTATTGGAAACTTCAAGCTCACGGGAATTTGAATTCAGTATCTTATAATCCCAGTTCTCATCTTCATACTGATAGTAAATCACCCATCTAAAGACATCGTCCGGTTTGTCATGAGACCAGTTAATAATAATTTTATCATCGCTGTGTTGTGCATTCCATTCTGGTTTTGCAGGACTTTCTGAATCCAGCCATGGACTTGGCGGAACTATACTTCCATTTTTATATGGCCCGGTGACAAGAGACTTCGCCAGATCCTGATTATTTATTAGCGGACCAATATTCCAGTGAACCGTTCCCGCATTCTTTTGAAGGATTCCACGTGAGATAAGTATTTGTGAGGCAATCTCCCCCTTATGCTCTTCCTTATCTTCGAGAGCCAGGTTAATTCCCGGCCAGAGGTGTCTGCCTGCAACATTTTCCGATTCCCACCATCCTAATAACACCGGAAAGCTCTGACCAATTTGCTTGGTTGGCCAGTATAATTGTGGAGTGAAGTAATCTATCCAGCCTTTGTTCAGCCACAATTTCGCGTCGGCATATAATTCTTCGTACTGATCCATCCCGCTGATCCCTTTAGGAAACCCTGGACGCCAAATTCCGAAAGGACTAATCCCGAATTTTACATAGCTTTTTTCAGCTTTGATCTCATCGGCGATCCTTTCAACAAAGTTGTTTACATTCTGTCTTCGCCAGTCACCTTTGCTAAGTTTACCCCCGGAGTTCAAATATTTTTGCCAGCTCTTTTCATCCGGAAAATCTTTTTTCCCGTTATAGGATGCATAAGGATAGAAATAGTCATCAAAATGAACCCCGTCTATATCGTATCTCTTTACAATATCCATAACCACCGCAGCAGAATGATCCTGAACTTTTTTATTTCCGGGATCCATCCACCACATCCCGTTCTTTAATTCCAAGGTGAGCTCGGGATGAGTCTTAACAATAGATCTTTCTCCAATTTCTTTGGCAGTAGTATGGTGTGCCCGGTATGGGTTTAGCCAAACATGAAGTTCCATTCCACGTTTATGAGCTTCTTCTATCCAGAATTCCAGTGGATCGTAGTAAGGCTGAGGTGCTTTGCCACTTTTTCCAGTGAGATAATAAGACCAGGGTTCCAACTCACTATCGTATAAAGCATCTGCCTGCGGACGCACCTGAAGAATTACCGCATTAAAATTTTGCTTTTCAAGAATTTCCAAAAGCTTCAGCGCTTCTTCTTTTTGTTTTTCGGTTGAAAGCCCTGGTTTTGACGGCCAGTTAATATTCGCTACTGTAGCGATCCAGGCAGCCCTAAATTCGGTTACATCTAAGGGAGGTGTATTGAAATTGTCCAGATCTTTTTCAGGACCTTCCTGCTCTGCCGGTATATTTTCAGCCGGTTCTTCTGAAGCCGGCATCTCCTTCGAATTTTGTTCTGTGCTTTTGGAAACCGGCTTTGTTGATTTACAGGAAACCATAAACATGCCAATAATAGCAAGAATCAAAAAGTAATTTTTATGGGAAGATGTTCTAATCATATAATATTCCTGTTCTTATTGTTCCGAATTGTAAGCAGAGATAACCTTTCTCACACTTTTATGTTCCATTAAAAGTTCGGCAGCTTTTTTCTCATCAATCCCAAGTTCCTCCATGATCATTCTAGTACCTCTGCCAACAAGTTTACTATTGGATAACTGCATGTCTACCATTTTATTACCCTTTATTCGTCCAAGTTTTATCATCACCGAAGTAGAGATCATATTTAGTACCATTTTTTGAGCGGTACCGGCTTTCATTCGAGTGCTTCCGGTAACAAATTCGGGACCGGTAGGCACCTCAATGGCATATTCTGAAGCTTTTCCCAGTGGACTGTTCATGCTGCAGGTAATAGATCCGGTAATAATCTTCTCGGCTCTGGCTTTTTCAATTCCACCAATCACATACGGTGTAGTTCCCGAAGCTGCAATACCTATCAAAACATCATTTTCTGAAATATCATATTCCCTAAGATCCTTCCATGCCTGCTGGGTGGCGTCTTCGGCATTTTCAACCGCATTTCTCAGGGCCGTATCACCACCAGCGATCAAACCTATTACAATCCCTGCACTCACCCCAAAAGTTGGAGGACATTCTGAAGCATCTAAAACCCCAAGTCTTCCACTCGTTCCGGCTCCTATATAAAACAAGCGGCCTCCATTCTCTAGTTTTGGAACGATCGCATCAACAAGTTTTTCGATTTCCGGCAGTACCTTTTGTACACTTTCAGCAACACTTTTATCCTCTTTATTGATATTGGAGAGTAATTCTGAAGTACTCATCTTTTCAAGATGATCGTAATTAGAGGTTTTTTCGGTGTCGGGATTATGGGTTTTCATTGGAATAAGTTAACTGATTAAAGGTCTTAATACCTGCCTTGGTTGGGCTTTATAAGACTAGCTAAATTTCTGCAACTCTGGTTGATTCCGCAAGAAAAGAAACATAAACTTGAATTTTTATATAAGACTATTAAATAAATTATATTTGTACTCTTAAATTCCACTTATTTATAAAGGGATTTAGATTCAAAAACTGGAGATGAAGAATATTCGAAACTTTTGCATAATAGCTCATATTGATCATGGAAAAAGTACCCTGGCAGACAGGCTACTGGATTTTACAGGTTCTGTGACCGATAGAGAAAAACAGGAACAACTTTTAGATAGCATGGACCTTGAACGCGAACGCGGGATCACTATTAAATCACATGCTATACAAATGGATTATATACATGAAGGCGAAGAATTTGTTCTAAACCTTATTGATACTCCCGGTCACGTGGATTTCTCTTATGAAGTTTCAAGATCTATCGCTGCATGTGAAGGAGCGTTACTGGTAGTAGATGCTGCACAAAGTATTCAGGCTCAAACGATCTCCAATCTTTATCTGGCTTTGGAAAACGATCTTGAGATCATACCGGTTCTTAACAAGGTGGATCTTCCAAGTGCAAATCCGGAAGAAGTTACAGACGATATTGTAGATCTTTTGGGATGCGATGCTTCAGATGTAATTCCAGCAAGTGCAAAAACAGGGCTTGGTATTCAGGAAATTCTGGATGCAATCATCAAGCGTATTCCTGCTCCAAGTGGAAAAGTAGATGCACCATTAAGAGCCTTGATATTTGATTCGGTTTATAATCCTTTTAGAGGAGTGGAAACATTCTTTAGGGTTATTAATGGTACAATAAAAAAAGGTCAGCAAATTAAGTTCGTAAATACGAATAAGAACTATTATGCCGATGAAGTTGGAACGCTTAAACTGAAGCAGTTCCCTAAAAAAGAAATAAAAACAGGGGATGTGGGTTACCTCATCACAGGGATCAAAGATGCCCGTGAAGTAAAGGTTGGTGATACGATCACCGATGCTCAACATCCAACCACAGAGGCTGTAGCCGGTTTTGAAGATGTGAAACCAATGGTATTTGCAGGTATATATCCCGTAGATACAGAAGAATATGAAGAGCTAAGGGCTTCCATGGAGAAACTTCAG containing:
- a CDS encoding C40 family peptidase, with the translated sequence MKISFDFKYYLILIAVILVSCAGETENEKEEDIQEMITSVQQKFSPDKRVALLDIELEKKKENYILKGETNMPEAARTLKAKLDSAAISYTDNIQILPSKVLEGKIHGVIDVSVANLRGEGKHSAELVTQATLGTPVQIWKRTEEWYYIQTPDGYLSWVDHGGITTMDEEEFKAWKTSEKVIYKKTFGQSYKTPENNSKPVTDLVAGAVLELEAEKEDYFKVRYPDGRAAYLLKEEAEIYSKWLKGIESSSEKLVETSEKLMGLPYLWGGTSAKGVDCSGFTKTIFFMNGMVVPRDASQQVREGKLVDSKGDFDKLKVGDLLFFGRPATDTTSEKVVHVGMWIGNNEFIHSSGDVHISSMDKAAENFDEFNKSRYLRTKRYLGEKSSGLAYLKDQDLYFAQQTDSL
- a CDS encoding dipeptide epimerase yields the protein MKIDYRSFNLELRETFTVSYGSRNFQPTLIVCLSDGEFTGYGEAAATSYYGVSVDKMQYSLQQIEEIIRENIQKYPEELWETTFPYLKDNLFAQAALDIAMHDLHAKRNGLPLYKQWGLELKNLPKSNYTIGIDSVERMVQKMKAFPWPLYKIKLGTKEDVRIIQELRKHTDSVFRVDANASWGLDDALYNIEELKDLNVEFIEQPLNPKDTEAMKILYKESALPLIADESCILEQDIENCAEYFHGVNIKLSKCGGLTPALRMIKKARDLGLKTMVGCMTESSVGISAIAHLTPMLDYVDMDGALLLKSDIADGIKVFADKIYFPERNGTGAILLN
- a CDS encoding glycoside hydrolase family 10 protein; its protein translation is MILAIIGMFMVSCKSTKPVSKSTEQNSKEMPASEEPAENIPAEQEGPEKDLDNFNTPPLDVTEFRAAWIATVANINWPSKPGLSTEKQKEEALKLLEILEKQNFNAVILQVRPQADALYDSELEPWSYYLTGKSGKAPQPYYDPLEFWIEEAHKRGMELHVWLNPYRAHHTTAKEIGERSIVKTHPELTLELKNGMWWMDPGNKKVQDHSAAVVMDIVKRYDIDGVHFDDYFYPYASYNGKKDFPDEKSWQKYLNSGGKLSKGDWRRQNVNNFVERIADEIKAEKSYVKFGISPFGIWRPGFPKGISGMDQYEELYADAKLWLNKGWIDYFTPQLYWPTKQIGQSFPVLLGWWESENVAGRHLWPGINLALEDKEEHKGEIASQILISRGILQKNAGTVHWNIGPLINNQDLAKSLVTGPYKNGSIVPPSPWLDSESPAKPEWNAQHSDDKIIINWSHDKPDDVFRWVIYYQYEDENWDYKILNSNSRELEVSNTNSQGKKINKVGITAVDRTGNQSSFKAINVR
- the murQ gene encoding N-acetylmuramic acid 6-phosphate etherase; translation: MKTHNPDTEKTSNYDHLEKMSTSELLSNINKEDKSVAESVQKVLPEIEKLVDAIVPKLENGGRLFYIGAGTSGRLGVLDASECPPTFGVSAGIVIGLIAGGDTALRNAVENAEDATQQAWKDLREYDISENDVLIGIAASGTTPYVIGGIEKARAEKIITGSITCSMNSPLGKASEYAIEVPTGPEFVTGSTRMKAGTAQKMVLNMISTSVMIKLGRIKGNKMVDMQLSNSKLVGRGTRMIMEELGIDEKKAAELLMEHKSVRKVISAYNSEQ
- the lepA gene encoding translation elongation factor 4, which codes for MKNIRNFCIIAHIDHGKSTLADRLLDFTGSVTDREKQEQLLDSMDLERERGITIKSHAIQMDYIHEGEEFVLNLIDTPGHVDFSYEVSRSIAACEGALLVVDAAQSIQAQTISNLYLALENDLEIIPVLNKVDLPSANPEEVTDDIVDLLGCDASDVIPASAKTGLGIQEILDAIIKRIPAPSGKVDAPLRALIFDSVYNPFRGVETFFRVINGTIKKGQQIKFVNTNKNYYADEVGTLKLKQFPKKEIKTGDVGYLITGIKDAREVKVGDTITDAQHPTTEAVAGFEDVKPMVFAGIYPVDTEEYEELRASMEKLQLNDASLVFAPESSAALGFGFRCGFLGMLHLEIIQERLEREFDMTVITTVPNVSYYAYTNKHPNDLILVNNPSDLPEPSTLNRVEEPYIKASIITKADFVGPVMSLCIEKRGEITNQTYLTPERVELTFDMPLAEIVFDFYDRLKTVSRGYASFDYSPIGMRESKLVKVDVLLNANKVDALSALLHVDNAYDIGKKMCEKLKELIPRQQFDIPIQAAIGAKIIARETVKALRKDVTAKCYGGDISRKRKLLEKQKKGKKRMRQVGNVEIPQEAFMAVLKLND